Genomic segment of Umezawaea sp. Da 62-37:
CCGCCGGTTCAAGGGCCTCTACAGCGCGCTGGCCTACCTGCCGGTGGTGATCCCGCCGGTGGTGGCCGTGCTGCTGTGGAAGTTCTTCTACGACGCCAGTCCCACCGGCGTGTTCAACACGATGCTCGGCGCCGTCGGGATCGGCCCGGTGCCCTGGTTGCAGGACGCGGGCACGGCGATGGTGTCGCTGGTCATCGAGGCGACCTGGGCCGCGGCGGGCGGCACGATCATCATCTACCTCGCCGCGCTGACCGGCGTCCCCCCGGAGCTGTACGAGGCGGCGGAGATCGACGGCGCCTCGGTGTGGGGCAAGGTCTGGCACGTGACGATCCCGCAGCTGCGGGGCGTCCTGCTGATCACGTTCATCCTCCAGATCGTGGGCACGGCGCAGGTGTTCCTGGAGCCGTTCCTGTTCACCGGCGGCGGGCCGGCCAACGCCACCACCACCGTGCTGCTGCTCATCTACAACTACGCCTTCGCCAACAGCCTCGGCGGTGACTACGGCTCGGCGACCGCGTTGAGCCTGGTGCTCGCCGCGGTGCTGGCCGTCCTGTCCGCGATCTACTTCCGGCTGACCCGCTCCTGGAGCGCCTCATGAGCGACCGCGGTGTGCTCTCGACGTTCGACTGGCGCAAGCCCCGGATCCGCGGCACCGCGGGTGTGGTGCACGCGATCCTGCTGGTGCTGCTGTTCATCGCCGGACTGGGCCCGATGCTGTGGCTCGCGAAGGCGGCGATCACGCCCACGCAGGACACCCTGCGCCACCCGCTCGCCCTGTGGCCCAACGGGT
This window contains:
- a CDS encoding sugar ABC transporter permease, whose protein sequence is MADRGVLPAAAPPPAAPARRRTRRSPASWVRGGGLGTLVFLLPMLAVFGLFSWSPIVQAVVMSFQETNLVTAPTFVGLDNFRAVLDDPLLWTAVKNTLWFAVLALLLGYPVPLLAAVLMSEVRRFKGLYSALAYLPVVIPPVVAVLLWKFFYDASPTGVFNTMLGAVGIGPVPWLQDAGTAMVSLVIEATWAAAGGTIIIYLAALTGVPPELYEAAEIDGASVWGKVWHVTIPQLRGVLLITFILQIVGTAQVFLEPFLFTGGGPANATTTVLLLIYNYAFANSLGGDYGSATALSLVLAAVLAVLSAIYFRLTRSWSAS